The proteins below come from a single Chryseobacterium nepalense genomic window:
- the paaC gene encoding 1,2-phenylacetyl-CoA epoxidase subunit PaaC → MNPLYNYLLKLADDSFIMGQRLSEWCGEGPYLEEDIALTNIALDELGQANNFYVYASRVIDNGKSEDDLAFLRYEHEYVNAHWTELPNEDYAQTILKVYVFAVYQKLMYEALSNSANEELSAIAQKSLKEVRYHYTHAASWMKIFAQGTEESRTRLVKAVENIWEYTKGLFAKTEGEDDLIALNIAPNTDVLYEEFLAITQKDFADFGMEYPTNPFMQPKSRTGYHTEYFGYILCELQYMQRAYPGCTW, encoded by the coding sequence ATGAACCCATTATACAATTATTTATTAAAACTGGCAGACGACAGCTTCATCATGGGACAACGTTTGTCCGAATGGTGTGGAGAAGGTCCTTATCTGGAGGAAGATATCGCATTAACTAATATCGCATTAGATGAACTTGGACAGGCCAACAACTTTTACGTATACGCTTCAAGAGTTATAGACAACGGAAAAAGTGAAGATGATCTTGCCTTTTTAAGATACGAACATGAATACGTAAATGCCCATTGGACAGAGCTTCCCAACGAAGATTATGCACAGACGATTTTAAAAGTATACGTTTTTGCAGTCTATCAGAAATTAATGTACGAAGCATTGTCAAATTCTGCAAATGAAGAACTTTCTGCTATTGCCCAGAAGTCTTTGAAAGAAGTAAGATATCACTATACTCATGCTGCTTCCTGGATGAAGATTTTCGCTCAGGGAACTGAAGAAAGTAGAACCCGGCTGGTAAAGGCCGTTGAGAATATCTGGGAATATACAAAAGGTTTATTTGCAAAAACAGAAGGTGAAGATGATTTGATAGCTTTAAATATTGCTCCAAATACAGATGTTCTTTACGAAGAATTTTTAGCGATCACCCAAAAAGATTTTGCAGATTTCGGGATGGAATATCCAACAAATCCTTTTATGCAGCCAAAATCAAGAACAGGTTATCACACGGAATATTTTGGATATATTCTTTGTGAATTACAATATATGCAGAGAGCGTATCCTGGTTGTACTTGGTAA
- a CDS encoding enoyl-CoA hydratase/isomerase family protein, producing the protein MYTQLDIESHFEGKLKIAYLNQPDTMNALTKPSLSDLKDFVKECSEDPQVRCVAISGRGRAFCSGQNLDDAFVQGNEHHDNDIIRKIVEDYYNPLVMEITRCRKPVVALVNGPAVGAGAMLALISDFVLAVDKSYFAQAFSNIGLIPDTGGTYFLPKLMGRQLANYLAFTGKKLSAEEAKSYGLVAEVFNEEEFLSRSMEILEKMANMPTAAIKLTKKAFANSYNNTLKEQLELEADLQQEAAGTEDFVEGVSAFLQKRKPDYKGK; encoded by the coding sequence ATGTACACACAACTCGATATTGAGAGCCACTTCGAAGGAAAGCTTAAAATTGCTTACCTGAATCAACCTGACACCATGAATGCGCTTACAAAGCCATCATTATCAGATCTGAAAGATTTTGTAAAAGAATGCAGTGAAGATCCTCAGGTACGATGTGTTGCTATTTCAGGAAGAGGAAGAGCTTTTTGTTCCGGTCAGAATTTGGATGATGCTTTTGTTCAGGGAAATGAGCATCATGATAATGATATTATCAGAAAAATTGTGGAAGATTACTACAATCCTCTGGTTATGGAAATTACGCGCTGCAGAAAGCCTGTAGTGGCTTTGGTTAATGGTCCCGCAGTAGGAGCAGGAGCGATGTTGGCGTTAATTTCTGATTTCGTTTTAGCGGTTGATAAATCGTACTTTGCACAGGCATTTTCTAATATCGGCCTTATACCGGATACGGGAGGAACTTATTTCTTACCAAAATTAATGGGTAGACAGCTTGCAAATTATTTAGCATTTACAGGAAAAAAATTATCGGCTGAAGAAGCAAAATCATACGGATTGGTGGCTGAAGTTTTTAATGAAGAAGAATTTCTATCAAGATCCATGGAAATTCTTGAGAAAATGGCAAATATGCCGACGGCAGCCATTAAACTTACCAAAAAAGCTTTCGCCAATTCTTACAACAATACACTGAAAGAACAGCTGGAACTGGAAGCAGATCTACAGCAGGAAGCAGCAGGTACAGAAGATTTCGTGGAGGGAGTAAGTGCCTTTTTACAAAAAAGAAAACCCGATTATAAAGGAAAATAA
- the paaD gene encoding 1,2-phenylacetyl-CoA epoxidase subunit PaaD yields the protein MKNPLDILELVPDPEIPVINIVELGIVREAKVTGENSCEVTITPTYSACPAMFTIEEDIIKIMKQNGWEAKVVTKMFPIWTTDWLTDEAREKLRVYGITPPEKGADEHHIGKPKKCPRCGSMNSKQISRFGSTLCKASYQCLDCLEPFDYFKCH from the coding sequence ATGAAAAATCCTTTAGACATATTAGAACTCGTTCCTGATCCGGAAATTCCGGTAATCAATATTGTGGAATTGGGCATTGTAAGAGAAGCAAAAGTTACCGGCGAGAATTCTTGTGAAGTAACGATTACGCCTACTTATTCAGCCTGTCCCGCTATGTTTACCATTGAGGAAGATATCATCAAGATCATGAAACAAAACGGGTGGGAGGCAAAAGTAGTGACCAAGATGTTTCCGATTTGGACAACGGACTGGCTTACTGATGAAGCAAGAGAAAAACTTCGCGTTTATGGAATCACGCCTCCCGAAAAAGGAGCCGACGAACACCATATCGGAAAACCAAAAAAATGCCCTCGCTGCGGTTCTATGAACTCAAAACAGATCAGCAGATTTGGGTCTACTTTGTGTAAGGCTTCTTATCAATGCTTAGACTGTTTAGAGCCTTTTGATTATTTTAAATGCCATTAA
- the paaB gene encoding 1,2-phenylacetyl-CoA epoxidase subunit PaaB, with product MANLDMWEVFIQTKPGLSHKHVGVVQAPTAEMALQNARDVYTRRKEGTSVWVVPSKYIVTSEGVDKEAFFDPADDKLYRHPTFYEIPNDVKNM from the coding sequence ATGGCAAATTTAGATATGTGGGAAGTGTTTATTCAGACTAAACCGGGATTATCTCACAAACACGTTGGAGTGGTACAGGCACCAACAGCAGAAATGGCTTTGCAGAATGCAAGAGACGTTTATACAAGAAGAAAAGAGGGGACTTCGGTTTGGGTGGTTCCGAGTAAATATATTGTGACTTCGGAAGGGGTGGACAAAGAAGCGTTCTTCGATCCGGCTGATGACAAGTTGTACCGTCACCCGACTTTCTACGAAATTCCGAATGATGTAAAAAATATGTAG